The sequence below is a genomic window from Selenomonas ruminantium subsp. lactilytica TAM6421.
ACAGCCCGGTTTCGGACGGCGCTTCTCGATGATGGCAATAGGTGCATGGAGATGGTCAGCCAGTACGCGAGCACGGGTTACGCCACCCAGGTCCGGGGAAACCACAACCACATCATCCAACTTCTGGGAGCGGAAATAGTTAGCAATAGTCGGAGCTGCTGCCAGATGATCCACCGGGATATCGAAGAAGCCCTGGATCTGGCCAGCGTGGAGGTCTACGGTTACAACGCGGGTTACGCCAGCAGTAGTCATGAGGTTGGCTACCAGTTTGGCAGAAATCGGCTCACGGCCGCGGGTCTTGCGGTCCTGACGAGCGTAAGCGTAGTAGGGAACGACTGCCGTTACGCTGTGAGCGGAAGCGCGCTTGCAGGCATCAGCCATGATCAGCAGTTCCATCAGGTTGTCATTGACCGGATAGGAAGTCGGCTGAATGATGAAGATGTCCTTGCCGCGAATGCTTTCGCTGATCATTACCTGAGTTTCACCATTGTTGAAATGACCGACATATGCATCGCAAAGATTCACGCCGATATGATCAGCGATCTCTTTTGCCAGCTGCGGATTAGCGTTACCGGTCAGGATGCATAAGTTTCCAGTGTCTAAAGCCATTTTGTAAAAGTCCTCCAAATCTTTCTTTTCCTAAAAGTTAACACATCTTGGGGAAGTGACACATGTCACTTTCTATCTACAACAGTATAGCACTGTTTGTATTTTACATAAAGCCCTTATTTATGATTGTTTAGGCAATTATTATACTTTATTTGCGCTTGTCAGCCCAGCCTTCAATATTTTTCTGACGAGCGCGGGCAATTGCCAGGGTATCCTTCGGCACCGTCTTGGTGATGGTGGAGCCAGCGCCGATATAAGCGCCATCTTCTACTTCTACCGGTGCAACCAGGTTGGAGTTGCAGCCCACGAAGGCATCGTTGCCG
It includes:
- a CDS encoding ribose-phosphate diphosphokinase, producing MALDTGNLCILTGNANPQLAKEIADHIGVNLCDAYVGHFNNGETQVMISESIRGKDIFIIQPTSYPVNDNLMELLIMADACKRASAHSVTAVVPYYAYARQDRKTRGREPISAKLVANLMTTAGVTRVVTVDLHAGQIQGFFDIPVDHLAAAPTIANYFRSQKLDDVVVVSPDLGGVTRARVLADHLHAPIAIIEKRRPKPGCAEVMNLIGDVKGKTAIIIDDIVDTAGSLCEGAKALEKQGAKRVFASCSHAILSDPAVQRINDSCIEKLVITNTIPLPPEKQSDKFVTLSLADAIGDVIMRIQSHRSVSQLFR